From Candidatus Woesearchaeota archaeon:
GGATCGGCAGCAACGCCGATGCGAACGATCCGCAAGCAATGCCTGGAGTGCTGCTCGGGTAGCGCCTCAGCGGTTCGCCAATGCCCTGCTAAAGCCTGCTCACTTCATCGCTACAGAACCGGGCGGAAAGTCGAGCTAGAGGGGTGCTTTTCATTCTCAAACGCATTTTCTGATGCGCTGACGATGAATCCTACCCCTGAGGCTTACCGAAGGCTTCAGAGCAAAAAAGAACCCCCTCTATTAGCGGGGCGAGATAGTGGGCCAGCCGCGCCTTAGCCAAGGGCGGTTTTGTCTCAGCGGTTTTGTCTCACTTCATGGGCCTTGGGGCATTGAAAACAAAGGGTTTTATCTCTTTGAACTTGCACAAAAACGGGCGGTTTTAGAGATAATATCTTTATGCCCCTCTAGCCCTTATGGGGTTAGTGGCCCATGAAGCGGACAAACAACCGGAAAACTATTTTGGGGCCGGAAGTGGAGACCTTCAGAGGCTACCCGGTGAACGCTGCCAAGAGCGGCCTTTATCGGGAGCCTCTGGAGGCCATCACCGGACAACTTGAGGCATGCCTAGCTCACCATAAACGCTTGCTTGTGGTTCGCTTCGACCTTCATTCGCATGGCTTCAAGGCTGACAGCAACAATGAACAGATCAGCCGATTTCTAAAGCGGATCGTTCAATGGGTAGAGCGAACCTACAACGCGAGAAAGACCGGGCGGGCATGGGTTCGGGAGTTGGAACGGGCGAAACAGCCTCACTACCACTGCGCCCTGATGATAGACGGAGACAAAATCAGGCATCCCAAGCGGCTATTGGCGACGATCAAGGAGAAGTGGGAAATGCTCAGCCCTGACCACTTCATGCCTGACATTCGTTCGCCCTTTCACTATGTGGACAAGGACACTGGCCTGGACGCCTCGGTTCATCGCCTCAGCTACTTGGCCAAGGCCAGAGGCAAAGGCTACCGACCGGATCAGGCTAAGGACTACGCAACAAGCCGGATCAAGCCGCCATGATCGGGGCGATTTTCCCGACACATTAACACGCGCGCGTCATGGGGTTTTCATAAAGGAGGTAAATCATGGCCTGCTACTACCTGAGCAAGAACGGAGAACTGAAGCTAAGCCTTTGGGCGAACGAACCGCGCACGCCCAGAAAGAACCACCCCAAGTGCGGAGCCAAAACCCGCAAGGGTACGCCCTGCCAGGCTCCGCCCGTTTGGGATCGCGAACATGACCGCCCCAGAAATGGGCGCTGCAAACTACACGGGGGGCTATCTACGGGGCCGAAAGGAAAGCGGCGATCAAACCCGCTTCAAGAGGCAGGAAAGGAACCCCAAAAGGAACCCCGAGAGAAAAAGAAAAAGGGGCTACTTTCGTAACCCCTTGTTTTATATGGCGCTCCCTGAGCGATTCGAACGCCCGGCC
This genomic window contains:
- a CDS encoding inovirus Gp2 family protein encodes the protein MKRTNNRKTILGPEVETFRGYPVNAAKSGLYREPLEAITGQLEACLAHHKRLLVVRFDLHSHGFKADSNNEQISRFLKRIVQWVERTYNARKTGRAWVRELERAKQPHYHCALMIDGDKIRHPKRLLATIKEKWEMLSPDHFMPDIRSPFHYVDKDTGLDASVHRLSYLAKARGKGYRPDQAKDYATSRIKPP